In Streptomyces longhuiensis, the following proteins share a genomic window:
- a CDS encoding acyl-CoA dehydrogenase family protein: MSDLLYTEEEEALRSAVRGLLAAHCDAASVLARVETDEPHDRALWKSLAEGMGLAGLLIPEELGGQGATHREVAVVLEELGRSVAPVPYLTSAVVATEALLDCAGDEASALLGALASGRTVGVLAVPLSAAPGQVFGGVREEGGRLEGQVTGVADAAAADVLLVPTSSGLYAVDVTDDAVTVEARTSLDPTRPVATVTFAGARARVLTDNAVPAVRRALRAGAGLLASEQLGLAEWCLTETVRYTRERHQFNRPVGSFQALKHRLAQVWLEVVGVRAAARSAADTLAAGSDDADVAVAVAQAYAGPAAVHAAEEALQLHGGIGMTWEHPVHLYLKRAKADSIALGSAGRHREELAELVDLRAP; the protein is encoded by the coding sequence ATGAGCGATCTGCTGTACACGGAGGAGGAAGAGGCGCTGCGGTCCGCCGTGCGCGGTCTCCTCGCCGCCCACTGCGACGCGGCGTCGGTGCTCGCCCGCGTCGAGACGGACGAGCCGCACGACCGCGCGCTGTGGAAGTCCCTCGCCGAGGGCATGGGGCTGGCGGGTCTGCTGATCCCCGAGGAGCTCGGCGGCCAGGGCGCGACGCACCGTGAAGTGGCCGTGGTCCTGGAGGAGTTGGGGCGTTCCGTCGCCCCCGTCCCCTATCTCACCAGCGCCGTCGTCGCGACCGAGGCGCTCCTCGACTGCGCGGGCGACGAGGCCTCCGCGCTGCTCGGCGCGCTCGCGTCGGGCCGCACGGTGGGCGTGCTCGCCGTACCCCTGTCGGCTGCCCCCGGTCAGGTCTTCGGTGGCGTGCGCGAGGAGGGGGGCCGGCTGGAGGGACAGGTCACCGGCGTCGCCGACGCGGCGGCGGCCGATGTGCTCCTCGTGCCGACGAGCAGCGGTCTGTACGCGGTCGATGTCACCGACGACGCCGTCACCGTCGAGGCGCGGACGTCCCTCGACCCCACCCGGCCCGTCGCCACGGTGACCTTCGCCGGCGCACGCGCTCGGGTGCTGACCGACAACGCTGTTCCGGCCGTCCGCCGCGCGCTGCGGGCCGGAGCGGGACTTCTCGCGTCCGAGCAACTCGGCCTAGCGGAATGGTGCTTGACCGAAACGGTCCGCTACACGCGCGAGCGCCACCAGTTCAACCGGCCCGTCGGCTCGTTCCAGGCGCTCAAGCACCGGCTCGCCCAGGTGTGGCTGGAGGTCGTCGGCGTCCGTGCCGCGGCCCGCAGCGCGGCGGACACCCTCGCCGCCGGGAGCGACGACGCCGATGTCGCGGTGGCGGTCGCCCAGGCGTACGCGGGACCCGCGGCCGTCCATGCCGCGGAGGAGGCGCTCCAGCTGCACGGCGGTATCGGTATGACCTGGGAGCACCCGGTTCACCTGTACCTCAAGCGGGCCAAGGCCGACTCGATCGCCCTGGGTTCCGCGGGCAGGCACCGGGAGGAGCTGGCCGAGCTGGTCGACCTCCGGGCGCCCTGA
- a CDS encoding SDR family oxidoreductase, producing MTDSTGPARATTPRGLPAPPPAGTTALPPGTYRGSLVLVTGGGTGLGKAVAAEFARLGANVMIVSRRAAHLEPALEELARVSRDGGTVTAAVCDIRDPDRIAEVFDAAEAAHGRAPDVLVNNAAANFPVPAEDMSPNAWRTVVDITLNGTFYMTREFGRRHLAAGTPGSVIAVGASYAWTGGPGFAHSAAAKAGVKNLVETLAVEWGPYGIQVNDLVPGLMPHEDMTGDIRANLARGGPEGSPGEGPDHGARQPALRVGAPRELGWAATFLASPYARFISGHTLVVDGANWQRRGLVSPAVVTVREQMGRGPFREGP from the coding sequence ATGACGGACTCGACCGGCCCCGCCCGCGCGACGACACCGCGAGGCCTGCCCGCCCCGCCCCCGGCCGGCACGACGGCGCTCCCCCCGGGAACGTACCGGGGAAGCCTGGTCCTGGTCACCGGTGGCGGGACCGGGCTCGGGAAGGCCGTCGCCGCCGAGTTCGCGCGGCTCGGCGCGAACGTGATGATCGTGAGCCGCCGGGCCGCCCACCTGGAGCCCGCGCTGGAGGAACTGGCGCGCGTGAGCCGCGACGGCGGAACGGTGACGGCCGCGGTCTGCGACATCAGGGATCCGGACCGCATCGCCGAGGTCTTCGACGCGGCGGAGGCGGCCCACGGGCGGGCCCCCGACGTCCTCGTCAACAACGCGGCCGCCAACTTCCCCGTACCCGCGGAGGACATGAGCCCGAACGCCTGGCGCACCGTCGTCGACATCACCCTCAACGGCACCTTCTACATGACCCGAGAGTTCGGCCGCAGACACCTCGCGGCGGGCACGCCGGGCTCGGTGATCGCCGTCGGCGCCTCCTACGCATGGACGGGCGGCCCAGGCTTCGCCCACAGCGCGGCGGCCAAGGCGGGCGTGAAGAACCTGGTGGAGACGCTGGCCGTGGAGTGGGGCCCGTACGGGATCCAGGTCAACGACCTCGTGCCGGGCCTCATGCCGCACGAGGACATGACGGGGGACATCCGCGCCAACCTCGCGAGGGGCGGCCCGGAAGGGAGCCCTGGAGAGGGCCCCGATCACGGCGCCCGGCAGCCCGCCCTGCGCGTCGGCGCGCCCCGCGAACTGGGCTGGGCCGCCACCTTCCTCGCCTCCCCCTACGCCCGCTTCATCAGCGGCCACACACTCGTCGTGGACGGGGCGAACTGGCAGCGACGCGGACTGGTGAGCCCGGCCGTGGTGACCGTGCGGGAGCAGATGGGAAGGGGGCCGTTCCGGGAGGGACCGTGA
- a CDS encoding ABC transporter ATP-binding protein, translating into MNGPQPVLSVRDLSVRFRMRDGAYVQAVGGAHFDLAAGECLALVGESGCGKSVLASALLGLLPGNAETAGSAYIGDLDLLAADERTLARTVRGRRVGLVPQSPAAHLTPVRTVRSQLEETVRELTGVRRGSGLRAAAEEAAERAAFPAGHLDRHPHELSGGLAQRAATALALVGDAPLLLADEPTTGLDRDLVERTVDELRRHIGAERALLLITHDLAAAERIADRVAVMYGGRIVELADAADFFGSPGPRHPYARGLLDALPEREFTPIPGMPPELGALPAGCAFAARCDRATDTCGTRPALADGVACHHPATVQLEAPRA; encoded by the coding sequence ATGAACGGGCCCCAACCCGTGCTGTCCGTAAGGGACTTGTCCGTGCGCTTCCGGATGCGTGACGGCGCGTACGTGCAGGCCGTCGGCGGCGCACACTTCGACCTCGCGGCCGGCGAGTGCCTGGCCCTCGTCGGCGAGAGCGGCTGCGGCAAGTCGGTGCTCGCGTCGGCCCTCCTCGGGCTCCTGCCGGGCAACGCGGAGACGGCCGGGTCCGCGTACATCGGCGACCTCGACCTGCTCGCCGCCGACGAGCGCACCCTGGCCCGCACCGTCCGCGGCCGCCGCGTCGGCCTCGTACCGCAGAGCCCCGCAGCGCACCTCACACCCGTACGGACCGTCCGCTCCCAATTGGAGGAGACCGTACGTGAGTTGACCGGCGTGCGGCGCGGCTCAGGGCTGCGGGCCGCCGCCGAGGAGGCGGCGGAGCGCGCCGCGTTCCCCGCCGGGCATCTCGACCGGCACCCGCACGAACTGTCCGGCGGGCTCGCCCAGCGGGCCGCGACCGCGCTGGCCCTGGTCGGCGACGCCCCCCTGCTCCTCGCCGACGAACCCACGACCGGACTCGACCGTGACCTCGTGGAGCGCACCGTCGACGAACTGCGCCGTCACATCGGGGCGGAGCGCGCGCTCCTCCTCATCACGCACGACCTCGCGGCGGCCGAGCGGATCGCCGACCGCGTGGCCGTGATGTACGGCGGCCGCATCGTCGAACTCGCCGACGCCGCCGACTTCTTCGGCAGTCCCGGACCCCGGCACCCGTACGCCCGCGGCCTCCTGGACGCCCTGCCGGAGCGGGAGTTCACGCCCATCCCCGGGATGCCGCCCGAGCTGGGCGCGCTCCCGGCGGGCTGCGCGTTCGCCGCGCGCTGCGACCGCGCCACCGACACCTGCGGGACCCGCCCCGCACTCGCGGACGGCGTGGCCTGCCACCACCCCGCGACCGTCCAGCTGGAGGCGCCGCGTGCTTGA
- a CDS encoding PIG-L deacetylase family protein, which produces MTEPKTQTAAPDQLLPMPEDWQRALAVVAHPDDLEYGCSAAIAGWTDGGRDVTYVLATRGEAGIDTLEPAKCAPLREQEQRASAAVVGVDTVEFLDHKDGVVEYGTALRRDIAAAIRRHRPELLITLNHRDTWGGVAWNTPDHVAVGRATLDAAADAGNRWIFPELIEQGLEPWNGVRWVAVAGSSSPTHAVDATPGIERAVHSLLEHRTYIEVLTDEDPETYCRSFLTGNVQAAAERFGGTPAVPFEVFSR; this is translated from the coding sequence ATGACCGAGCCGAAGACCCAGACCGCCGCCCCCGACCAACTGCTGCCCATGCCCGAGGACTGGCAGCGCGCCCTCGCTGTCGTGGCGCACCCGGACGACCTCGAATACGGCTGCTCCGCGGCGATCGCCGGCTGGACCGACGGCGGACGCGACGTCACGTACGTCCTCGCCACCCGCGGAGAGGCGGGCATCGACACCCTCGAACCCGCCAAGTGCGCGCCGCTGCGCGAGCAGGAGCAGCGCGCGAGCGCCGCCGTCGTCGGCGTGGACACCGTCGAGTTCCTCGACCACAAGGACGGCGTTGTCGAGTACGGGACCGCGCTGCGCCGCGACATCGCCGCCGCGATCCGCAGGCACCGGCCCGAACTCCTCATCACCCTCAACCACCGCGACACCTGGGGCGGCGTCGCCTGGAACACCCCCGACCATGTCGCCGTCGGCCGGGCCACCCTCGACGCGGCGGCGGACGCGGGCAACCGCTGGATCTTCCCCGAGCTCATCGAGCAGGGCCTCGAGCCGTGGAACGGCGTGCGCTGGGTCGCCGTCGCGGGCTCGTCGTCGCCCACGCACGCGGTCGACGCGACGCCCGGTATCGAACGGGCCGTGCACTCCCTGCTCGAACACCGCACATACATCGAGGTGTTGACGGACGAGGACCCCGAGACCTACTGCCGCTCGTTCCTCACCGGCAACGTCCAGGCCGCCGCGGAGCGCTTCGGCGGCACACCGGCCGTTCCGTTCGAAGTCTTCAGTCGGTAG
- a CDS encoding acyl-CoA dehydrogenase family protein translates to MTDAAELRRRTQELLAAYPPATTERTDFLKARFDAGLAWVHYPQGLGGLGLPRSLQAVVDAELAAADAPDNDPRRIGIGLGMAAPTVLGFGTDEQKQRFLRPLWIGEEVWCQLFSEPGAGSDLAALGTRAVRDEATGDWVINGQKVWTSGAHTARWAILIARTDPDVPKHRGITYFICDMTDPGVEVRPLRQITGEAEFNEVFLTDVRIPDAHRLGEIGDGWKVAQTTLMNERVSIGGSRIPREGGMISAVAKTWRERPELRTQDLHQRLMKLWVEAEVARLTGERLRQQLVAGQPGPEGSGMKLGFARLNQEISGLEIELLGEEGLLYDDWTMRRPAVVDFLARDAGYRYLRAKGNSIEGGTSEVLLNIVAERVLGLPSEPRTDKDVAWKDLAR, encoded by the coding sequence ATGACAGACGCCGCCGAACTGCGTCGCCGTACGCAGGAGTTGCTGGCCGCGTATCCGCCCGCGACCACGGAGCGTACCGACTTCCTGAAGGCCCGCTTCGATGCCGGGCTCGCGTGGGTGCACTACCCGCAGGGCCTCGGCGGGCTCGGTCTGCCGCGCTCGCTCCAGGCGGTCGTGGACGCCGAACTCGCCGCGGCGGACGCCCCGGACAACGATCCGCGCCGCATCGGCATCGGTCTCGGCATGGCGGCCCCGACGGTGCTCGGCTTCGGCACCGACGAGCAGAAGCAGCGCTTCCTGCGCCCGCTGTGGATCGGCGAGGAGGTGTGGTGCCAGCTGTTCAGCGAGCCCGGCGCGGGCTCCGACCTCGCGGCGCTCGGCACCCGCGCCGTGCGCGACGAGGCCACCGGCGACTGGGTGATCAACGGCCAGAAGGTGTGGACGTCCGGTGCCCACACCGCGCGCTGGGCCATCCTGATCGCCCGCACCGACCCGGACGTGCCCAAGCATCGAGGCATCACGTACTTCATCTGTGACATGACCGACCCGGGTGTCGAGGTGCGGCCGCTGCGCCAGATCACCGGCGAGGCCGAGTTCAACGAGGTGTTCCTCACCGACGTCCGCATCCCGGACGCACACCGCCTCGGCGAGATCGGCGACGGCTGGAAGGTCGCGCAGACCACGCTGATGAACGAGCGTGTGTCGATCGGCGGTTCCCGCATCCCGCGTGAGGGCGGCATGATCTCCGCGGTCGCGAAGACATGGCGTGAGCGCCCCGAGCTGCGCACCCAGGATCTGCACCAGCGGCTCATGAAGCTGTGGGTCGAGGCCGAGGTCGCCCGTCTCACCGGCGAGCGCCTGCGCCAGCAGCTGGTCGCGGGCCAGCCGGGCCCCGAGGGTTCGGGCATGAAGCTCGGCTTCGCCCGGCTCAACCAGGAGATCAGCGGCCTGGAGATCGAACTCCTCGGCGAAGAGGGCCTGTTGTACGACGACTGGACCATGCGCCGGCCGGCCGTCGTGGACTTCCTGGCCCGTGACGCCGGATACCGCTATCTGCGTGCCAAGGGCAACAGCATCGAGGGCGGGACGAGCGAGGTCCTGCTCAACATCGTCGCCGAACGCGTTCTCGGGCTGCCGTCCGAGCCGCGCACCGACAAGGACGTCGCCTGGAAGGACCTCGCGCGATGA
- a CDS encoding ABC transporter substrate-binding protein — translation MVVRPARGATAVAAVAALSVTAAACSAPGGSGGVGKGRAPSSAVVGIAYEPDTLSPLLGYGKDGNSKIFDGLLTHDADMELKPALATALPKVSADGRTYTYKLRDGVRFSDGKPFSAKDVVFTYETILDKKTNNASKTELDAVDTVEAKGDDTVVFRLKYPYAPFAERTVLPIAPEHIAGRQDVNTGDFTTKPVGTGPYTLVKWSKGEKLTFKANSRYWGGAPKVRNFTMAVVKDDDVRATRLRSGDLDGAILPPDLAATFKSDGDKKTYAARTFDYRVVTLPTGNKVAGDTAVRRALDIGVDRKAMVDSILYGAGKEAYGPVPTDSPWFTEGTERTHDLAKARKILDDAGWKAGKDGIRARNGVRASFPLWYLTGDKLRQDHALAYASDAKKLGIQIKVESGTWEVIEPRMPKDAVLAGGGSPADPDFDQYTLLKSSLAGDGFNNMAWYDNARVDEALDAARRTDDHDRRKAAYDTVQRELVKNPGYTFLTHIDHLYVVGDRFGDLTTQVEPHDHGLASGPWWNVEKWQPAS, via the coding sequence ATGGTGGTCAGGCCGGCACGAGGTGCGACAGCGGTCGCGGCGGTCGCCGCATTGTCGGTGACCGCCGCGGCCTGTTCGGCGCCCGGCGGGTCGGGCGGGGTCGGCAAGGGGCGGGCGCCGTCGAGCGCGGTCGTGGGCATCGCCTACGAACCGGACACACTCAGCCCACTCCTGGGCTACGGCAAGGACGGCAACTCCAAGATCTTCGACGGACTGCTCACCCACGACGCGGACATGGAGCTGAAGCCCGCGCTCGCCACCGCCCTGCCGAAGGTGAGCGCCGACGGCCGCACGTACACGTACAAGCTGCGCGACGGCGTGCGGTTCAGCGACGGGAAGCCCTTCTCGGCGAAGGACGTCGTCTTCACCTACGAGACGATCCTCGACAAGAAGACCAACAACGCCTCCAAGACGGAACTCGACGCCGTCGACACCGTCGAGGCCAAGGGGGACGACACCGTCGTCTTCCGCCTCAAGTACCCGTACGCCCCGTTCGCCGAGCGCACCGTCCTGCCCATCGCGCCCGAGCACATAGCGGGCAGGCAGGACGTCAACACCGGTGACTTCACCACGAAGCCGGTCGGCACCGGGCCCTACACGCTCGTGAAGTGGTCCAAGGGCGAGAAGCTCACCTTCAAGGCCAACTCCCGCTACTGGGGCGGCGCGCCGAAGGTCAGGAACTTCACCATGGCCGTCGTCAAGGACGACGACGTGCGCGCCACCCGGCTGCGCTCCGGCGACCTCGACGGCGCGATCCTGCCGCCCGATCTCGCCGCGACGTTCAAGAGCGACGGCGACAAGAAGACGTACGCCGCCCGCACCTTCGACTACCGCGTCGTGACCCTGCCCACCGGCAACAAGGTCGCCGGGGACACCGCCGTGCGGCGCGCGCTCGACATCGGCGTCGACCGCAAGGCCATGGTCGACTCGATCCTCTACGGCGCGGGCAAGGAGGCGTACGGCCCGGTCCCGACCGACAGCCCCTGGTTCACCGAGGGCACCGAGCGCACCCACGACCTCGCGAAGGCCAGGAAGATCCTCGACGACGCGGGCTGGAAGGCCGGCAAGGACGGTATCCGGGCCAGGAACGGCGTCCGCGCCTCGTTCCCGCTCTGGTACCTGACCGGCGACAAGCTCCGCCAGGACCACGCCCTCGCCTACGCCTCCGACGCCAAGAAGCTCGGCATCCAGATCAAGGTCGAGTCCGGCACCTGGGAGGTCATCGAGCCGCGCATGCCCAAGGACGCGGTCCTCGCGGGCGGCGGCTCCCCGGCCGACCCCGACTTCGACCAGTACACGCTCCTCAAGTCCTCCCTCGCGGGCGACGGCTTCAACAACATGGCCTGGTACGACAACGCGCGCGTCGACGAGGCGCTCGACGCGGCCCGCAGAACCGACGACCACGACCGGCGCAAGGCCGCCTACGACACCGTCCAGCGCGAACTCGTGAAGAACCCCGGCTACACCTTCCTCACCCACATCGACCACCTCTACGTCGTCGGCGACCGGTTCGGCGACCTCACCACCCAGGTCGAGCCGCACGACCACGGGCTCGCCTCCGGCCCCTGGTGGAACGTCGAGAAGTGGCAGCCGGCCTCGTGA
- a CDS encoding NADPH:quinone oxidoreductase family protein: MQAWQVHRNGEPSEVMELADVERPVPGDGQVLLRVRAANINFPDALMCRGQYQVRPPMPFTPGVEICGETEDGRRVLANPALPHGGFAEYAVADAAALLPAPDALDDAEAAALHIGYQTGWFGLHRRAHLQAGETLLVHAAAGGVGSAAVQLGKAAGATVIGVVGGEAKAKVARDLGCDVVIDRRAQDVIAAVKEATGGRGADVVYDPVGGEAYTQSTKVVAFEGRIVVVGFASGTIPSPALNHALVKNYAILGLHWGLYNTKDPKLVAHCHEQLTELAARGAIKPLISERVPLAGAAAAVQRVADGVTTGRVAVVPGSEGAGA, encoded by the coding sequence ATGCAGGCATGGCAAGTGCACCGGAACGGCGAGCCGAGCGAGGTGATGGAGCTCGCCGACGTCGAGCGGCCCGTCCCCGGGGACGGACAGGTCCTGCTCAGGGTGCGCGCGGCGAACATCAACTTCCCGGACGCGCTGATGTGCCGGGGCCAGTACCAGGTGCGGCCCCCGATGCCGTTCACGCCCGGTGTGGAGATCTGCGGAGAGACCGAGGACGGCCGGCGCGTCCTGGCCAACCCCGCGCTGCCGCACGGCGGCTTCGCCGAGTACGCCGTGGCGGACGCCGCCGCCCTGCTGCCCGCGCCCGACGCGCTCGACGACGCCGAGGCCGCCGCCCTGCACATCGGCTACCAGACCGGCTGGTTCGGCCTGCACCGCAGGGCGCACCTCCAGGCGGGCGAGACGCTCCTCGTGCACGCGGCGGCCGGTGGCGTCGGCAGCGCAGCCGTCCAGCTCGGCAAGGCCGCCGGCGCCACCGTCATCGGCGTCGTCGGGGGCGAGGCGAAGGCGAAGGTGGCCCGCGACCTCGGCTGCGACGTCGTCATCGACCGCCGCGCCCAGGACGTCATCGCCGCCGTGAAGGAGGCCACCGGCGGCCGGGGCGCCGACGTCGTCTACGACCCGGTCGGCGGCGAGGCGTACACGCAGTCCACGAAGGTCGTCGCGTTCGAGGGCAGGATCGTCGTCGTCGGATTCGCGAGCGGCACGATCCCCAGCCCCGCCCTCAACCACGCGCTGGTGAAGAACTACGCGATCCTCGGCCTGCACTGGGGCCTGTACAACACCAAGGACCCGAAGCTGGTCGCCCACTGCCACGAGCAGCTCACCGAGCTCGCGGCGCGCGGCGCGATCAAGCCGCTGATCAGTGAGCGCGTGCCGCTGGCCGGCGCGGCGGCTGCCGTGCAGCGCGTCGCCGACGGCGTCACCACCGGCCGCGTCGCCGTGGTGCCCGGCAGCGAGGGGGCGGGCGCATGA
- a CDS encoding ABC transporter permease codes for MARLTGRRILFAVPVLATVTFGVFAIAAASPFDPVKAYAGTAGLTASQDDLDQLRANLGVDRPLVTRWWDWLTSALQGDLGDSSVLRQPVADVVGERIGWSVLLAATAFLAAVLLGTALGVLAARRQGGWLDRTVSAVAYTLEAAPPFWLGLLAVWLFSLKLGALPAGGLTDTGTTTITAGQVASHLVLPAAVLAVSQLPWFVLYVRQGVGHALEEDPVRGARARGLAPRTVLIGHALRSGMLPVLTLIGSRVPELITGALLVETVFSWPGIAAATVQAATSVDFPLLAALTVLATLAVLLGNLAADLLYGLADPRVGFDG; via the coding sequence ATGGCGCGCCTGACGGGACGGCGGATCCTGTTCGCCGTCCCGGTCCTGGCCACGGTGACCTTCGGCGTCTTCGCGATCGCCGCCGCGTCCCCCTTCGACCCCGTCAAGGCCTACGCGGGCACGGCGGGCCTCACCGCCTCGCAGGACGACCTCGACCAGCTCCGCGCCAACCTCGGCGTCGACCGGCCCCTCGTCACCCGCTGGTGGGACTGGCTGACCTCCGCTCTCCAGGGCGACCTGGGCGACTCCTCCGTACTCCGGCAGCCCGTCGCCGACGTCGTCGGCGAACGCATCGGCTGGTCCGTCCTGCTCGCCGCCACCGCCTTCCTCGCCGCCGTCCTGCTCGGCACGGCACTCGGCGTCCTCGCCGCGCGCCGCCAGGGCGGATGGCTCGACCGGACCGTCAGCGCGGTCGCCTACACCCTCGAAGCCGCGCCCCCGTTCTGGCTCGGCCTGCTCGCCGTATGGCTGTTCTCCCTCAAACTCGGCGCACTTCCGGCCGGCGGACTCACCGACACCGGCACCACCACGATCACGGCCGGGCAGGTCGCCTCGCACCTGGTGCTCCCCGCCGCCGTCCTCGCCGTCTCGCAACTGCCCTGGTTCGTCCTGTACGTACGCCAGGGGGTGGGCCACGCCCTTGAGGAGGACCCCGTCCGCGGGGCGCGCGCACGCGGACTCGCCCCGCGCACCGTCCTGATCGGCCACGCCCTGCGCTCCGGAATGCTGCCCGTCCTGACCCTCATCGGCTCCCGCGTCCCCGAACTGATCACCGGCGCGCTGCTGGTGGAGACCGTGTTCAGCTGGCCGGGGATCGCCGCGGCGACCGTGCAGGCCGCGACGTCCGTGGACTTCCCGCTGCTCGCCGCGCTGACCGTCCTGGCCACGCTCGCCGTGCTCCTCGGCAACCTGGCCGCCGACCTCCTGTACGGCCTCGCCGACCCGAGAGTGGGATTCGATGGCTGA
- a CDS encoding enoyl-CoA hydratase/isomerase family protein, protein MIDTTSNELPDEGEGEGDGEGEGGGGGGGARRLRLHVEEGGIGVLTLCRPEKLNAWSWESSRQLGLLADRIRFDDTIRVVLLRAEGRAFCAGIDIKAPGGGITGRSGAEHTRNYFEGIRWVHERFRAFAGLPQPVVAAVQGYCLGVGFELALMADVRIAADDAVFALPEARLGVAVDAGGDLRVAREAGAGWAKFLALTGRRIDAGTAHRLNLVQQVTGAGELEGAARSVAAEIAANAPLAVQSVKRDIDAFADAGMGAALDRVAMSAALTLTSEDIREGYTAKAERREPRFGGK, encoded by the coding sequence ATGATCGACACGACGAGCAACGAACTTCCCGACGAAGGCGAAGGCGAAGGCGATGGCGAGGGCGAAGGCGGGGGTGGGGGTGGCGGCGCGCGGCGGCTCCGGCTGCACGTCGAGGAGGGCGGCATCGGCGTCCTCACCCTGTGCCGGCCGGAGAAGCTGAACGCCTGGAGCTGGGAGTCGAGCCGCCAACTCGGCCTGCTCGCCGACCGGATCCGCTTCGACGACACGATCCGGGTGGTGCTGCTGCGGGCCGAGGGGCGCGCCTTCTGCGCGGGCATCGACATCAAGGCGCCCGGCGGCGGGATCACCGGGCGCTCCGGGGCCGAGCACACGCGCAACTACTTCGAGGGCATCCGCTGGGTCCACGAGCGGTTCCGCGCGTTCGCCGGCCTGCCGCAGCCCGTCGTCGCGGCCGTACAGGGCTACTGCCTCGGCGTCGGCTTCGAGCTGGCGCTGATGGCCGATGTGCGGATCGCGGCCGACGACGCGGTGTTCGCGCTGCCGGAGGCGCGGCTCGGGGTCGCCGTCGACGCGGGTGGCGATCTGCGGGTCGCGCGCGAGGCGGGCGCGGGCTGGGCCAAGTTCCTCGCGCTGACGGGCCGCCGCATCGACGCAGGGACGGCGCACCGGCTGAACCTGGTCCAACAGGTCACCGGTGCGGGGGAGTTGGAGGGGGCGGCTCGCTCGGTCGCCGCGGAGATCGCGGCCAACGCACCGCTCGCCGTGCAGTCCGTCAAGCGGGACATCGACGCCTTCGCGGACGCGGGCATGGGGGCCGCGCTCGACCGAGTGGCGATGAGCGCGGCGCTCACGCTCACGTCGGAGGACATCAGGGAGGGCTACACGGCGAAGGCGGAGCGGCGCGAGCCGCGGTTCGGCGGGAAGTAG
- a CDS encoding ABC transporter permease encodes MAELTWRARGGARRSTRAWRVRTSAVLVVAVGLAVLVVPPLAHLDEQAVDLAAKLQPPSREHPFGTDDVGRDLLLRCVYGLRVSLLVGVVAAVVATVIGTAVGALAGTVGGWTDRVVMRLVDVFSSVPHLLLGIFIVAMFRPGVWPVVVSVALTHWLSTARIVRAEVLSLRSRPYIDAAVSGGSSRWRIAVRHLLPGVLPQAALAAVLMVPHAIWHESALSFLGLGLPAHQASLGTLVQSARGSLLAGSWWPTLFPGLFIIVPTLAIAGLAGAWREHLNPRRRSELML; translated from the coding sequence ATGGCTGAGCTCACCTGGCGCGCCCGCGGCGGCGCGCGCCGCTCCACGCGCGCGTGGCGGGTGCGCACGTCCGCCGTCCTCGTGGTGGCGGTCGGCCTCGCCGTCCTCGTCGTGCCGCCCCTCGCGCACCTCGACGAACAGGCCGTCGACCTCGCCGCCAAGCTCCAACCCCCTTCGCGGGAACACCCGTTCGGCACCGACGACGTGGGCCGCGACCTGCTGCTGCGCTGCGTGTACGGGCTGCGCGTCTCCCTCCTCGTCGGGGTGGTCGCCGCCGTCGTGGCGACCGTCATCGGCACGGCCGTGGGGGCGCTCGCGGGCACCGTCGGCGGCTGGACGGACCGGGTCGTCATGCGGCTCGTGGACGTCTTCTCGTCGGTGCCGCACCTGCTCCTCGGCATCTTCATCGTCGCCATGTTCCGGCCGGGCGTCTGGCCGGTCGTCGTCTCCGTGGCGCTCACGCACTGGCTGTCCACGGCTCGAATCGTCCGCGCCGAAGTGCTCTCCCTGCGCTCACGGCCGTACATCGACGCGGCCGTGTCCGGAGGCTCGTCGCGGTGGCGGATCGCCGTGCGCCACCTGCTGCCGGGCGTCCTGCCGCAGGCCGCGCTCGCCGCCGTCCTGATGGTGCCGCACGCCATCTGGCACGAGTCCGCCCTCTCCTTCCTCGGTCTCGGCCTGCCCGCACACCAGGCGAGCCTGGGCACGCTCGTCCAGTCCGCGCGGGGTTCGCTGCTCGCCGGGAGCTGGTGGCCGACACTCTTCCCCGGCCTGTTCATCATCGTGCCGACCCTGGCGATCGCGGGCCTCGCGGGAGCCTGGCGGGAACACCTCAACCCGCGCCGCCGATCGGAGCTCATGCTATGA